A genomic stretch from Arachis stenosperma cultivar V10309 chromosome 3, arast.V10309.gnm1.PFL2, whole genome shotgun sequence includes:
- the LOC130967955 gene encoding protein SMALL AUXIN UP-REGULATED RNA 51-like — protein sequence MGLRKSNKISQSAVLKQILKRCSSLGKKNSHNNGYENNNNDPFPLDVPKGHFAVYVGENRRRYIVPISLLGNPEFQCLLRQAEEEFGFEHDMGLTIPCEEVVFLRSLTTSS from the coding sequence atggggcttagaaaatcaaacaagatTTCACAAAGTGCGGTCTTGAAGCAAATATTGAAGAGGTGTTCGAGCTTAGGGAAGAAGAATAGTCATAATAATGGATACGAAAATAATAACAACGATCCTTTTCCTCTTGATGTTCCAAAAGGGCACTTTGCTGTTTATGTTGGTGAGAATAGAAGAAGGTACATTGTTCCGATTTCGTTGTTGGGTAATCCTGAATTTCAATGTCTTCTTCGTCAAGCCGAAGAAGAATTCGGGTTTGAACATGACATGGGTCTCACTATTCCTTGTGAAGAAGTTGTTTTTCTCCGCTCCTTAACTACTTCAAGTTGA
- the LOC130967681 gene encoding transcription initiation factor TFIID subunit 14b translates to MTNSSSSKKHGQDQPELSGPTPKSHRTKMGKSEDTDKKNLGKKLKDVEISVPIVYGNIAFWLGKKASEYQSHKWTVYVRGASNEDLGAIVKRAVFQLHSSFNNPTRVVESPPFELSEAGWGEFEIVITLHFHSDVCDKPLNLYHHLKLYPEDENSSMSTKKPVVVELYDEIVFPDPSEAFLSRVQNHPAVNVPRLPPGVTLPPPIPVEDASKRRKGDTKDHPLSQWFTNFSEADELLQLAAARQQVQAHIAKLRRQISLIDGQHHQYFKSSSDQ, encoded by the exons ATGACCAACAGCTCATCCTCAAAAAAGCACGGTCAAGATCAGCCTGAATTAAGTGGTCCTACCCCCAAATCTCACCGAACCAAAATGGGAAAATCCGAAGACACCGATAAGAAG AACTTAGGTAAGAAGCTCAAGGATGTAGAAATAAGTGTTCCAATAGTGTATGGAAATATTGCATTCTGGCTTGGGAAAAAGGCTAGTGA GTATCAGTCACATAAATGGACTGTATATGTTCGTGGAGCATCAAATGAGGACCTTGGGGCAATAGTAAAGCGTGCTGTTTTTCAATTGCATTCTAGTTTTAATAATCCCACACGAGTTGTGGAGTCTCCGCCTTTCGAGTTGTCGGAGGCGGGATGGGGTGAAtttgaaattgtgatcacacttcaTTTCCACAGTGATGTTTGTGACAAACCTTTAAACTT ATATCATCACTTGAAATTGTATCCAGAGGATGAAAACAGCTCCATGTCAACAAAGAAGCCTGTTGTCGTGGAGTTATATGATGAGATAGTTTTTCCTGATCCATCGGAGGCTTTTTTGTCCCGTGTGCAAAACCATCCAGCAGTGAACGTGCCGAGATTGCCCCCTGGCGTTACCTTGCCTCCACCAA TACCTGTTGAGGATGCAAGTAAAAGAAGGAAAGGCGATACCAAAGATCATCCCTTAAGCCAATGGTTCACAAATTTCTCTGAAGCAGATGAACTCTTGCAGCTTGCAGCTGCTCGTCAGCAG GTTCAAGCTCATATTGCTAAACTCAGACGACAGATTAGTTTGATAGATGGGCAGCATCATCAATACTTCAAATCGTCTTCTGACCAGTAA
- the LOC130968598 gene encoding auxin-responsive protein SAUR22-like, with product MAIRLPSVLSAKHILRRQASATSMEVPKGYFAVYVGEGEKKRFVIPVSVLNQPSFQELLSIAENEFGFSHPMGGLTIPCSEDLFMSLTSTLC from the coding sequence ATGGCTATTCGTTTGCCTAGTGTTTTGAGTGCTAAGCACATTCTTCGCCGGCAAGCTTCCGCGACATCAATGGAAGTTCCCAAAGGATACTTCGCCGTGTATGTAGGCGAAGGCGAAAAGAAGCGATTCGTCATACCAGTGTCAGTTTTGAATCAACCTTCTTTTCAAGAACTACTTAGCATTGCAGAGAATGAATTTGGATTCAGCCATCCAATGGGAGGACTCACAATTCCATGCTCTGAAGATTTGTTCATGAGTCTCACATCTACCTTATGCTAG